CAGGGGTATGGTAAATTGAAAAGGAAGAAAATAATAGGAGGTATTTTAAATGGAAAATAAATCACTTAACGTACAGGGCATGTCTTGCGGACATTGTGTGAATTCTATAGAGGGAAGTGTTGGAAAATTAAACGGTGTTGAAATGGTAAAGGTTTATTTGCAAGATGAAAAAGTCGATGTAACCTTTGATCCGGAAAAAGTGGAGTTGAAAGATATTACAGAAGTCATTGAAGAACAGGGTTACGATGTTGCCTAGTGAAAGTAA
This region of Oceanobacillus sp. FSL K6-2867 genomic DNA includes:
- the copZ gene encoding copper chaperone CopZ, producing the protein MENKSLNVQGMSCGHCVNSIEGSVGKLNGVEMVKVYLQDEKVDVTFDPEKVELKDITEVIEEQGYDVA